From Parasteatoda tepidariorum isolate YZ-2023 chromosome 1, CAS_Ptep_4.0, whole genome shotgun sequence, one genomic window encodes:
- the LOC107447989 gene encoding fasciculation and elongation protein zeta-2 — protein sequence MSELKIQAPLARIEDWAEFNDYSGDFENSNKDSFSSPEANENSFVDSSFSDAFSTSLEDLVNTFDDKITKCLHNYEENVEKLAPVQVRNQDEVMNECQIWWTLTGNFGSILPIDWTKSCAKGMQHSFINLNHNTDSESKNDESPKDMEMRAFLIKNLQQEPLFTAEQVLEEIEEMIQQQRSPSLNSSEPLDKSPDDMKSKVSMYVGMYKDEVKKFNLIQLQNLLWEIEKLIKDHSETLIHELALRDELEFEKELKNNFISLVLSIQNKRRQYSLDKKKIIKNGSIIGTEPKYLSTVIPYDPQHGTPDNLTLEILIKILQAINEDSPTVPTLLTDYILRVFCPT from the exons atgtcagaattaaaaattcaagctCCTCTAGCTAGGATTGAAGACTGGGCTGAATTCAATGATTACTCTGGAGATTTTGAAAACTCAAATAAAGATTCGTTTTCAAGTCCTGAAGCgaatgaaaattcatttgtGGACAGCAGCTTTAGTGATGCATTTTCTACATCATTAGAAGACTTGGTGAACACATTTGATgataaaatcacaaaatgtctacataattatgaagaaaatgttgaaaaattagcTCCAGTGCAAGTGCGCAATCAAGATGAAGTTATGAATGAATGCCA aatatggTGGACTCTAACTGGAAATTTTGGGAGTATTTTGCCTATAGATTGGACAAAGTCCTGTGCCAAAGGGATGCAACATTCTTTTATCAATCTAAATCATAATACA gaCAGCGAATCTAAAAATGATGAATCTCCTAAAGATATGGAAATGCgggcatttttaataaaaaatttacaacaagaGCCTCTATTTACAGCTGAACAAGTATTAGAAGAGATTGAAGAAATGATTCAA CAACAAAGGTCACCATCACTCAACTCTTCTGAACCTCTAGATAAATCTCCTGATGATATGAAAAGTAAAGTCTCAATGTATGTTGGAATGTACAAAGATG aagtgaaaaaattcaatctGATACAACTTCAGAATCTACTGTGGGAGATTGAGAAATTGATTAAAGACCATTCTGAAACTTTAATTCATGAACTGGCTTTGAGAGATGAATTGGAGTTTGAAaaggagttaaaaaataattttatttcattagtcCTTAGTATCCAGAACAAACGACGCCAATACTCtttggataaaaagaaaataattaaaaatggttcGATAATTGGTACAGAACCCAAA tatctTAGCACTGTTATTCCTTATGACCCTCAACATGGGACACCAGATAACCTAACTctagaaattttgataaaaa ttttacAAGCAATCAATGAAGATAGCCCAACTGTTCCCACTCTACTGACTGATTATATTCTGAGAG tctTTTGTCCTACATAA